Proteins encoded by one window of Cloeon dipterum chromosome 4, ieCloDipt1.1, whole genome shotgun sequence:
- the Klc gene encoding kinesin light chain isoform X10 translates to MVSSVCAMDGKPGSKKIESIGRMTQMTQDEIITNTKTVMQGLEALKNEHNSILHGIDGTTGSQPSSLQSEQNAVEEKSTLVQKSLEMIELGLGEAQVMMALASHLQMVEAEKQKLRTQVRRLCQENAWLRDELANTQQKLQASEQAVAQLEEDKRHLEFMASIKKYDQDIQYKADYEANPTETNDESTTDKMDKPKQDDPVVDLFPDEENDDRTNMSPTPQSHFAQQVNAGYEIPARLRTLHNLVIQYASQGRYEVAVPLCKQALEDLEKTSGHDHPDVATMLNILALVYRDQNKYKEAANLLNDALAIREKTLGENHPAVAATLNNLAVLYGKRGKYKEAEPLCKRALEIREKVLGKDHPDVAKQLNNLALLCQNQGKYEEVERYYQRALEIYECKLGPDDPNVAKTKNNLASCYLKQGKYKEAEILYKQVLTRAHEREFGAIDGDNKPIWQVAEEREENKHRNKENVPYGEYGGWHKAAKVDSPTVTTTLKNLGALYRRQGKYEAAETLEDCALRSRKEALDIVKQAKVAQILGGETVAEKRRSSGASLSSSMTSSMGHRRRGSRESLEAVQFDAASEEQQSNVSGTRNVAESPSLERAGIKSKLFHVLGINREFNP, encoded by the exons GAAAAAGATAGAGAGTATTGGCAGGATGACGCAGATGACGCAGGATGAAATCATCACCAACACCAAAACGGTGATGCAGGGCCTCGAGGCCCTGAAGAACGAGCACAACTCGATACTGCATGGTATCGACGGCACCACCGGCTCGCAGCCTTCCTCGCTGCAGTCGGAACAGAATGCGGTTGAGGAGAAGTCCACCCTCGTCCAGAAGTCGCTTGAGATGATCGAGCTAGGTCTCGGCGAAGCTCAA GTGATGATGGCACTCGCATCCCATTTGCAAATGGTTGAGGCGGAAAAGCAGAAGTTACGAACACAAGTTCGAAGGCTGTGTCAGGAAAACGCTTGGCTGAGAGATGAATTAGCGAACACACAACAAAAGCTGCAGGCTTCTGAGCAGGCTGTGGCCCAGCTCGAGGAGGACAAAAGGCATCTTGAGTTTATGGCGTCCATCAAGAAGTATGATCAGGATATTCAA TATAAGGCAGACTATGAGGCAAATCCTACAGAAACT aaCGACGAGTCAACAACTGATAAGATGGACAAGCCCAAGCAAGATGATCCTGTAGTTGACCTTTTCCCTGATGAGGAGAATGACGATAGAACAA ACATGTCGCCAACCCCCCAAAGCCACTTTGCACAGCAAGTGAACGCTGGCTACGAAATTCCTGCGCGTCTTCGTACTTTGCACAACCTGGTGATCCAGTACGCGTCGCAGGGCAGGTACGAGGTCGCCGTACCATTGTGCAAGCAGGCCCTTGAAGACTTGGAGAAGACGAGCGGACACGACCACCCTGACGTAGCAACCATGCTCAACATCCTCGCCCTCGTCTACCGAGACCAAAACAAGTACAAAGAGGCTGCTAATTTGCTGAATGACGCTCTTGCGATTCGGGAAAAAACTCTAGGCGAGAACCATCCAGCG gtGGCTGCCACTTTGAACAATCTGGCTGTTCTTTACGGAAAGAGAGGAAAGTACAAGGAGGCTGAGCCTTTGTGCAAGCGTGCTCTCGAGATCCGGGAAAAGGTCCTTGGAAAAGATCACCCAGACGTTGCCAAGCAGCTCAACAACCTTGCCCTTCTCTGCCAAAACCAG GGCAAGTACGAAGAGGTCGAGAGGTACTATCAGCGTGCTCTGGAAATCTACGAGTGCAAGCTCGGCCCTGACGACCCGAACGTTGCCAAGACCAAGAACAACCTTGCTTCCTGCTATTTGAAACAGGGCAAATACAAAGAGGCTGAGATCCTGTACAAGCAGGTGTTGACCCGTGCTCACGAGAGGGAGTTTGGCGCCATTGACG GTGATAACAAACCCATCTGGCAAGTGGCCGAGGAGCGCGAAGAGAACAAGCACCGCAACAAGGAAAACGTTCCTTACGGCGAGTACGGCGGCTGGCACAAGGCAGCCAAAGTGGACTCGCCCACAGTCACCACCACCCTCAAAAACCTGGGCGCCCTCTACAGGCGACAGGGCAAATACGAGGCAGCTGAGACGCTCGAGGACTGCGCGCTCAGGTCGAGGAAAGAG GCTCTCGACATTGTGAAACAGGCCAAGGTCGCGCAGATCCTCGGAGGAGAGACCGTCGCAGAGAAGAGACGCAGCTCGGGCGCCTCACTCAGCAGCAGCATGACCAGCTCGATGGGCCACCGGCGGAGGGGGTCGCGGGAGAGTCTGGAAGCTGTACAGTTTGACGCTGCTTCCGAAGAG cagcagtccaATGTAAGCGGCACTAGGAATGTTGCAGAGTCACCGAGCTTGGAAAGAGCGGGAATTAAATCCAAACTCTTTCATGTCCTTGGCATCAATCGAGAGTTCAACCCTTAA
- the Klc gene encoding kinesin light chain isoform X3: MASRLLEFFRRKKIESIGRMTQMTQDEIITNTKTVMQGLEALKNEHNSILHGIDGTTGSQPSSLQSEQNAVEEKSTLVQKSLEMIELGLGEAQVMMALASHLQMVEAEKQKLRTQVRRLCQENAWLRDELANTQQKLQASEQAVAQLEEDKRHLEFMASIKKYDQDIQYKADYEANPTETNDESTTDKMDKPKQDDPVVDLFPDEENDDRTNMSPTPQSHFAQQVNAGYEIPARLRTLHNLVIQYASQGRYEVAVPLCKQALEDLEKTSGHDHPDVATMLNILALVYRDQNKYKEAANLLNDALAIREKTLGENHPAVAATLNNLAVLYGKRGKYKEAEPLCKRALEIREKVLGKDHPDVAKQLNNLALLCQNQGKYEEVERYYQRALEIYECKLGPDDPNVAKTKNNLASCYLKQGKYKEAEILYKQVLTRAHEREFGAIDGDNKPIWQVAEEREENKHRNKENVPYGEYGGWHKAAKVDSPTVTTTLKNLGALYRRQGKYEAAETLEDCALRSRKEALDIVKQAKVAQILGGETVAEKRRSSGASLSSSMTSSMGHRRRGSRESLEAVQFDAASEEYGNLKRSASFSKLRASIRRSSAKLMQRFTNRSVDYKDSIENYNNSMKRASSLSVLSNQLADQRPGVKDISPVSLRGRTASSEYLRRLQDPS; this comes from the exons ATGGCTTCCAGGCTGCTGGAATTCTTTCGAAG GAAAAAGATAGAGAGTATTGGCAGGATGACGCAGATGACGCAGGATGAAATCATCACCAACACCAAAACGGTGATGCAGGGCCTCGAGGCCCTGAAGAACGAGCACAACTCGATACTGCATGGTATCGACGGCACCACCGGCTCGCAGCCTTCCTCGCTGCAGTCGGAACAGAATGCGGTTGAGGAGAAGTCCACCCTCGTCCAGAAGTCGCTTGAGATGATCGAGCTAGGTCTCGGCGAAGCTCAA GTGATGATGGCACTCGCATCCCATTTGCAAATGGTTGAGGCGGAAAAGCAGAAGTTACGAACACAAGTTCGAAGGCTGTGTCAGGAAAACGCTTGGCTGAGAGATGAATTAGCGAACACACAACAAAAGCTGCAGGCTTCTGAGCAGGCTGTGGCCCAGCTCGAGGAGGACAAAAGGCATCTTGAGTTTATGGCGTCCATCAAGAAGTATGATCAGGATATTCAA TATAAGGCAGACTATGAGGCAAATCCTACAGAAACT aaCGACGAGTCAACAACTGATAAGATGGACAAGCCCAAGCAAGATGATCCTGTAGTTGACCTTTTCCCTGATGAGGAGAATGACGATAGAACAA ACATGTCGCCAACCCCCCAAAGCCACTTTGCACAGCAAGTGAACGCTGGCTACGAAATTCCTGCGCGTCTTCGTACTTTGCACAACCTGGTGATCCAGTACGCGTCGCAGGGCAGGTACGAGGTCGCCGTACCATTGTGCAAGCAGGCCCTTGAAGACTTGGAGAAGACGAGCGGACACGACCACCCTGACGTAGCAACCATGCTCAACATCCTCGCCCTCGTCTACCGAGACCAAAACAAGTACAAAGAGGCTGCTAATTTGCTGAATGACGCTCTTGCGATTCGGGAAAAAACTCTAGGCGAGAACCATCCAGCG gtGGCTGCCACTTTGAACAATCTGGCTGTTCTTTACGGAAAGAGAGGAAAGTACAAGGAGGCTGAGCCTTTGTGCAAGCGTGCTCTCGAGATCCGGGAAAAGGTCCTTGGAAAAGATCACCCAGACGTTGCCAAGCAGCTCAACAACCTTGCCCTTCTCTGCCAAAACCAG GGCAAGTACGAAGAGGTCGAGAGGTACTATCAGCGTGCTCTGGAAATCTACGAGTGCAAGCTCGGCCCTGACGACCCGAACGTTGCCAAGACCAAGAACAACCTTGCTTCCTGCTATTTGAAACAGGGCAAATACAAAGAGGCTGAGATCCTGTACAAGCAGGTGTTGACCCGTGCTCACGAGAGGGAGTTTGGCGCCATTGACG GTGATAACAAACCCATCTGGCAAGTGGCCGAGGAGCGCGAAGAGAACAAGCACCGCAACAAGGAAAACGTTCCTTACGGCGAGTACGGCGGCTGGCACAAGGCAGCCAAAGTGGACTCGCCCACAGTCACCACCACCCTCAAAAACCTGGGCGCCCTCTACAGGCGACAGGGCAAATACGAGGCAGCTGAGACGCTCGAGGACTGCGCGCTCAGGTCGAGGAAAGAG GCTCTCGACATTGTGAAACAGGCCAAGGTCGCGCAGATCCTCGGAGGAGAGACCGTCGCAGAGAAGAGACGCAGCTCGGGCGCCTCACTCAGCAGCAGCATGACCAGCTCGATGGGCCACCGGCGGAGGGGGTCGCGGGAGAGTCTGGAAGCTGTACAGTTTGACGCTGCTTCCGAAGAG TACGGCAACCTGAAGAGGAGCGCCTCCTTCTCTAAGCTGCGTGCCTCTATCCGGAGGAGCAGTGCCAAACTGATGCAGAGGTTCACAAACAGATCCGTCGACTACAAAGACtcaatagaaaattataacaacAG CATGAAACGCGCAAGTTCCCTGTCCGTTCTTAGTAATCAGTTGGCTGATCAG AGGCCTGGCGTGAAGGATATTTCGCCTGTCAGTTTAAGGGGTAGGACGGCCAGCTCCGAATACCTGAGAAGACTTCAGGATCCATCATAG
- the Klc gene encoding kinesin light chain isoform X6 produces the protein MVSSVCAMDGKPGSKKIESIGRMTQMTQDEIITNTKTVMQGLEALKNEHNSILHGIDGTTGSQPSSLQSEQNAVEEKSTLVQKSLEMIELGLGEAQVMMALASHLQMVEAEKQKLRTQVRRLCQENAWLRDELANTQQKLQASEQAVAQLEEDKRHLEFMASIKKYDQDIQNDESTTDKMDKPKQDDPVVDLFPDEENDDRTNMSPTPQSHFAQQVNAGYEIPARLRTLHNLVIQYASQGRYEVAVPLCKQALEDLEKTSGHDHPDVATMLNILALVYRDQNKYKEAANLLNDALAIREKTLGENHPAVAATLNNLAVLYGKRGKYKEAEPLCKRALEIREKVLGKDHPDVAKQLNNLALLCQNQGKYEEVERYYQRALEIYECKLGPDDPNVAKTKNNLASCYLKQGKYKEAEILYKQVLTRAHEREFGAIDGDNKPIWQVAEEREENKHRNKENVPYGEYGGWHKAAKVDSPTVTTTLKNLGALYRRQGKYEAAETLEDCALRSRKEALDIVKQAKVAQILGGETVAEKRRSSGASLSSSMTSSMGHRRRGSRESLEAVQFDAASEEYGNLKRSASFSKLRASIRRSSAKLMQRFTNRSVDYKDSIENYNNSMKRASSLSVLSNQLADQRPGVKDISPVSLRGRTASSEYLRRLQDPS, from the exons GAAAAAGATAGAGAGTATTGGCAGGATGACGCAGATGACGCAGGATGAAATCATCACCAACACCAAAACGGTGATGCAGGGCCTCGAGGCCCTGAAGAACGAGCACAACTCGATACTGCATGGTATCGACGGCACCACCGGCTCGCAGCCTTCCTCGCTGCAGTCGGAACAGAATGCGGTTGAGGAGAAGTCCACCCTCGTCCAGAAGTCGCTTGAGATGATCGAGCTAGGTCTCGGCGAAGCTCAA GTGATGATGGCACTCGCATCCCATTTGCAAATGGTTGAGGCGGAAAAGCAGAAGTTACGAACACAAGTTCGAAGGCTGTGTCAGGAAAACGCTTGGCTGAGAGATGAATTAGCGAACACACAACAAAAGCTGCAGGCTTCTGAGCAGGCTGTGGCCCAGCTCGAGGAGGACAAAAGGCATCTTGAGTTTATGGCGTCCATCAAGAAGTATGATCAGGATATTCAA aaCGACGAGTCAACAACTGATAAGATGGACAAGCCCAAGCAAGATGATCCTGTAGTTGACCTTTTCCCTGATGAGGAGAATGACGATAGAACAA ACATGTCGCCAACCCCCCAAAGCCACTTTGCACAGCAAGTGAACGCTGGCTACGAAATTCCTGCGCGTCTTCGTACTTTGCACAACCTGGTGATCCAGTACGCGTCGCAGGGCAGGTACGAGGTCGCCGTACCATTGTGCAAGCAGGCCCTTGAAGACTTGGAGAAGACGAGCGGACACGACCACCCTGACGTAGCAACCATGCTCAACATCCTCGCCCTCGTCTACCGAGACCAAAACAAGTACAAAGAGGCTGCTAATTTGCTGAATGACGCTCTTGCGATTCGGGAAAAAACTCTAGGCGAGAACCATCCAGCG gtGGCTGCCACTTTGAACAATCTGGCTGTTCTTTACGGAAAGAGAGGAAAGTACAAGGAGGCTGAGCCTTTGTGCAAGCGTGCTCTCGAGATCCGGGAAAAGGTCCTTGGAAAAGATCACCCAGACGTTGCCAAGCAGCTCAACAACCTTGCCCTTCTCTGCCAAAACCAG GGCAAGTACGAAGAGGTCGAGAGGTACTATCAGCGTGCTCTGGAAATCTACGAGTGCAAGCTCGGCCCTGACGACCCGAACGTTGCCAAGACCAAGAACAACCTTGCTTCCTGCTATTTGAAACAGGGCAAATACAAAGAGGCTGAGATCCTGTACAAGCAGGTGTTGACCCGTGCTCACGAGAGGGAGTTTGGCGCCATTGACG GTGATAACAAACCCATCTGGCAAGTGGCCGAGGAGCGCGAAGAGAACAAGCACCGCAACAAGGAAAACGTTCCTTACGGCGAGTACGGCGGCTGGCACAAGGCAGCCAAAGTGGACTCGCCCACAGTCACCACCACCCTCAAAAACCTGGGCGCCCTCTACAGGCGACAGGGCAAATACGAGGCAGCTGAGACGCTCGAGGACTGCGCGCTCAGGTCGAGGAAAGAG GCTCTCGACATTGTGAAACAGGCCAAGGTCGCGCAGATCCTCGGAGGAGAGACCGTCGCAGAGAAGAGACGCAGCTCGGGCGCCTCACTCAGCAGCAGCATGACCAGCTCGATGGGCCACCGGCGGAGGGGGTCGCGGGAGAGTCTGGAAGCTGTACAGTTTGACGCTGCTTCCGAAGAG TACGGCAACCTGAAGAGGAGCGCCTCCTTCTCTAAGCTGCGTGCCTCTATCCGGAGGAGCAGTGCCAAACTGATGCAGAGGTTCACAAACAGATCCGTCGACTACAAAGACtcaatagaaaattataacaacAG CATGAAACGCGCAAGTTCCCTGTCCGTTCTTAGTAATCAGTTGGCTGATCAG AGGCCTGGCGTGAAGGATATTTCGCCTGTCAGTTTAAGGGGTAGGACGGCCAGCTCCGAATACCTGAGAAGACTTCAGGATCCATCATAG
- the Klc gene encoding kinesin light chain isoform X11, which yields MVSSVCAMDGKPGSKKIESIGRMTQMTQDEIITNTKTVMQGLEALKNEHNSILHGIDGTTGSQPSSLQSEQNAVEEKSTLVQKSLEMIELGLGEAQVMMALASHLQMVEAEKQKLRTQVRRLCQENAWLRDELANTQQKLQASEQAVAQLEEDKRHLEFMASIKKYDQDIQYKADYEANPTETNDESTTDKMDKPKQDDPVVDLFPDEENDDRTNMSPTPQSHFAQQVNAGYEIPARLRTLHNLVIQYASQGRYEVAVPLCKQALEDLEKTSGHDHPDVATMLNILALVYRDQNKYKEAANLLNDALAIREKTLGENHPAVAATLNNLAVLYGKRGKYKEAEPLCKRALEIREKVLGKDHPDVAKQLNNLALLCQNQGKYEEVERYYQRALEIYECKLGPDDPNVAKTKNNLASCYLKQGKYKEAEILYKQVLTRAHEREFGAIDGDNKPIWQVAEEREENKHRNKENVPYGEYGGWHKAAKVDSPTVTTTLKNLGALYRRQGKYEAAETLEDCALRSRKEALDIVKQAKVAQILGGETVAEKRRSSGASLSSSMTSSMGHRRRGSRESLEAVQFDAASEEHETRKFPVRS from the exons GAAAAAGATAGAGAGTATTGGCAGGATGACGCAGATGACGCAGGATGAAATCATCACCAACACCAAAACGGTGATGCAGGGCCTCGAGGCCCTGAAGAACGAGCACAACTCGATACTGCATGGTATCGACGGCACCACCGGCTCGCAGCCTTCCTCGCTGCAGTCGGAACAGAATGCGGTTGAGGAGAAGTCCACCCTCGTCCAGAAGTCGCTTGAGATGATCGAGCTAGGTCTCGGCGAAGCTCAA GTGATGATGGCACTCGCATCCCATTTGCAAATGGTTGAGGCGGAAAAGCAGAAGTTACGAACACAAGTTCGAAGGCTGTGTCAGGAAAACGCTTGGCTGAGAGATGAATTAGCGAACACACAACAAAAGCTGCAGGCTTCTGAGCAGGCTGTGGCCCAGCTCGAGGAGGACAAAAGGCATCTTGAGTTTATGGCGTCCATCAAGAAGTATGATCAGGATATTCAA TATAAGGCAGACTATGAGGCAAATCCTACAGAAACT aaCGACGAGTCAACAACTGATAAGATGGACAAGCCCAAGCAAGATGATCCTGTAGTTGACCTTTTCCCTGATGAGGAGAATGACGATAGAACAA ACATGTCGCCAACCCCCCAAAGCCACTTTGCACAGCAAGTGAACGCTGGCTACGAAATTCCTGCGCGTCTTCGTACTTTGCACAACCTGGTGATCCAGTACGCGTCGCAGGGCAGGTACGAGGTCGCCGTACCATTGTGCAAGCAGGCCCTTGAAGACTTGGAGAAGACGAGCGGACACGACCACCCTGACGTAGCAACCATGCTCAACATCCTCGCCCTCGTCTACCGAGACCAAAACAAGTACAAAGAGGCTGCTAATTTGCTGAATGACGCTCTTGCGATTCGGGAAAAAACTCTAGGCGAGAACCATCCAGCG gtGGCTGCCACTTTGAACAATCTGGCTGTTCTTTACGGAAAGAGAGGAAAGTACAAGGAGGCTGAGCCTTTGTGCAAGCGTGCTCTCGAGATCCGGGAAAAGGTCCTTGGAAAAGATCACCCAGACGTTGCCAAGCAGCTCAACAACCTTGCCCTTCTCTGCCAAAACCAG GGCAAGTACGAAGAGGTCGAGAGGTACTATCAGCGTGCTCTGGAAATCTACGAGTGCAAGCTCGGCCCTGACGACCCGAACGTTGCCAAGACCAAGAACAACCTTGCTTCCTGCTATTTGAAACAGGGCAAATACAAAGAGGCTGAGATCCTGTACAAGCAGGTGTTGACCCGTGCTCACGAGAGGGAGTTTGGCGCCATTGACG GTGATAACAAACCCATCTGGCAAGTGGCCGAGGAGCGCGAAGAGAACAAGCACCGCAACAAGGAAAACGTTCCTTACGGCGAGTACGGCGGCTGGCACAAGGCAGCCAAAGTGGACTCGCCCACAGTCACCACCACCCTCAAAAACCTGGGCGCCCTCTACAGGCGACAGGGCAAATACGAGGCAGCTGAGACGCTCGAGGACTGCGCGCTCAGGTCGAGGAAAGAG GCTCTCGACATTGTGAAACAGGCCAAGGTCGCGCAGATCCTCGGAGGAGAGACCGTCGCAGAGAAGAGACGCAGCTCGGGCGCCTCACTCAGCAGCAGCATGACCAGCTCGATGGGCCACCGGCGGAGGGGGTCGCGGGAGAGTCTGGAAGCTGTACAGTTTGACGCTGCTTCCGAAGAG CATGAAACGCGCAAGTTCCCTGTCCGTTCTTAG
- the Klc gene encoding kinesin light chain isoform X5 yields MVSSVCAMDGKPGSKKIESIGRMTQMTQDEIITNTKTVMQGLEALKNEHNSILHGIDGTTGSQPSSLQSEQNAVEEKSTLVQKSLEMIELGLGEAQVMMALASHLQMVEAEKQKLRTQVRRLCQENAWLRDELANTQQKLQASEQAVAQLEEDKRHLEFMASIKKYDQDIQYKADYEANPTETNDESTTDKMDKPKQDDPVVDLFPDEENDDRTNMSPTPQSHFAQQVNAGYEIPARLRTLHNLVIQYASQGRYEVAVPLCKQALEDLEKTSGHDHPDVATMLNILALVYRDQNKYKEAANLLNDALAIREKTLGENHPAVAATLNNLAVLYGKRGKYKEAEPLCKRALEIREKVLGKDHPDVAKQLNNLALLCQNQGKYEEVERYYQRALEIYECKLGPDDPNVAKTKNNLASCYLKQGKYKEAEILYKQVLTRAHEREFGAIDGDNKPIWQVAEEREENKHRNKENVPYGEYGGWHKAAKVDSPTVTTTLKNLGALYRRQGKYEAAETLEDCALRSRKEAKVAQILGGETVAEKRRSSGASLSSSMTSSMGHRRRGSRESLEAVQFDAASEEYGNLKRSASFSKLRASIRRSSAKLMQRFTNRSVDYKDSIENYNNSMKRASSLSVLSNQLADQRPGVKDISPVSLRGRTASSEYLRRLQDPS; encoded by the exons GAAAAAGATAGAGAGTATTGGCAGGATGACGCAGATGACGCAGGATGAAATCATCACCAACACCAAAACGGTGATGCAGGGCCTCGAGGCCCTGAAGAACGAGCACAACTCGATACTGCATGGTATCGACGGCACCACCGGCTCGCAGCCTTCCTCGCTGCAGTCGGAACAGAATGCGGTTGAGGAGAAGTCCACCCTCGTCCAGAAGTCGCTTGAGATGATCGAGCTAGGTCTCGGCGAAGCTCAA GTGATGATGGCACTCGCATCCCATTTGCAAATGGTTGAGGCGGAAAAGCAGAAGTTACGAACACAAGTTCGAAGGCTGTGTCAGGAAAACGCTTGGCTGAGAGATGAATTAGCGAACACACAACAAAAGCTGCAGGCTTCTGAGCAGGCTGTGGCCCAGCTCGAGGAGGACAAAAGGCATCTTGAGTTTATGGCGTCCATCAAGAAGTATGATCAGGATATTCAA TATAAGGCAGACTATGAGGCAAATCCTACAGAAACT aaCGACGAGTCAACAACTGATAAGATGGACAAGCCCAAGCAAGATGATCCTGTAGTTGACCTTTTCCCTGATGAGGAGAATGACGATAGAACAA ACATGTCGCCAACCCCCCAAAGCCACTTTGCACAGCAAGTGAACGCTGGCTACGAAATTCCTGCGCGTCTTCGTACTTTGCACAACCTGGTGATCCAGTACGCGTCGCAGGGCAGGTACGAGGTCGCCGTACCATTGTGCAAGCAGGCCCTTGAAGACTTGGAGAAGACGAGCGGACACGACCACCCTGACGTAGCAACCATGCTCAACATCCTCGCCCTCGTCTACCGAGACCAAAACAAGTACAAAGAGGCTGCTAATTTGCTGAATGACGCTCTTGCGATTCGGGAAAAAACTCTAGGCGAGAACCATCCAGCG gtGGCTGCCACTTTGAACAATCTGGCTGTTCTTTACGGAAAGAGAGGAAAGTACAAGGAGGCTGAGCCTTTGTGCAAGCGTGCTCTCGAGATCCGGGAAAAGGTCCTTGGAAAAGATCACCCAGACGTTGCCAAGCAGCTCAACAACCTTGCCCTTCTCTGCCAAAACCAG GGCAAGTACGAAGAGGTCGAGAGGTACTATCAGCGTGCTCTGGAAATCTACGAGTGCAAGCTCGGCCCTGACGACCCGAACGTTGCCAAGACCAAGAACAACCTTGCTTCCTGCTATTTGAAACAGGGCAAATACAAAGAGGCTGAGATCCTGTACAAGCAGGTGTTGACCCGTGCTCACGAGAGGGAGTTTGGCGCCATTGACG GTGATAACAAACCCATCTGGCAAGTGGCCGAGGAGCGCGAAGAGAACAAGCACCGCAACAAGGAAAACGTTCCTTACGGCGAGTACGGCGGCTGGCACAAGGCAGCCAAAGTGGACTCGCCCACAGTCACCACCACCCTCAAAAACCTGGGCGCCCTCTACAGGCGACAGGGCAAATACGAGGCAGCTGAGACGCTCGAGGACTGCGCGCTCAGGTCGAGGAAAGAG GCCAAGGTCGCGCAGATCCTCGGAGGAGAGACCGTCGCAGAGAAGAGACGCAGCTCGGGCGCCTCACTCAGCAGCAGCATGACCAGCTCGATGGGCCACCGGCGGAGGGGGTCGCGGGAGAGTCTGGAAGCTGTACAGTTTGACGCTGCTTCCGAAGAG TACGGCAACCTGAAGAGGAGCGCCTCCTTCTCTAAGCTGCGTGCCTCTATCCGGAGGAGCAGTGCCAAACTGATGCAGAGGTTCACAAACAGATCCGTCGACTACAAAGACtcaatagaaaattataacaacAG CATGAAACGCGCAAGTTCCCTGTCCGTTCTTAGTAATCAGTTGGCTGATCAG AGGCCTGGCGTGAAGGATATTTCGCCTGTCAGTTTAAGGGGTAGGACGGCCAGCTCCGAATACCTGAGAAGACTTCAGGATCCATCATAG